One genomic window of Actinoplanes lobatus includes the following:
- a CDS encoding RrF2 family transcriptional regulator, giving the protein MYVSARTDYAVRAMLAVTAEHPHLVKAAGLAAAQEIPLSFLQGILLDLRRAGLLHSHRGVDGGYALARPAEEITVGDVVRAVGGALTTVRGLPTSTAIYHGAATALHDVWVAVEAAIEGVVDHKTLAELSSISVKRN; this is encoded by the coding sequence GTGTATGTCTCTGCACGCACGGACTACGCCGTACGCGCGATGCTCGCGGTCACCGCGGAACACCCGCACCTGGTCAAGGCCGCCGGACTGGCGGCCGCCCAGGAGATCCCGCTGAGCTTCCTCCAAGGCATCCTGCTCGATCTGCGCCGCGCCGGGCTGCTGCACAGCCATCGCGGGGTGGACGGTGGATACGCGCTGGCCCGCCCGGCCGAGGAGATCACCGTCGGCGACGTCGTACGCGCCGTCGGCGGAGCCCTCACCACGGTTCGCGGCCTGCCCACATCCACGGCGATCTACCACGGTGCGGCGACGGCGCTGCATGACGTGTGGGTCGCCGTCGAGGCGGCCATCGAGGGTGTGGTCGACCACAAGACCCTGGCCGAACTCTCCAGCATCTCAGTGAAACGAAACTAG
- a CDS encoding ABC transporter substrate-binding protein yields the protein MSSRTIRALAFATAAVLASTALAACGSDEDTPAAAGSGAAEAETIRLGYFPNITHAPALVGVNKGFFTEALGSTKLEEKTFNAGPAAIEALFSGAIDATYIGPNPAINGWSESKGQALKIVAGSTSGGAGLVVKEGINTPADLKGKKIATPQLGNTQDVALRAWLKQNGLNADKQGGGDVSVLPQDNATALQAFAQGAIDGAWVPEPNLSRLILESKGKLLVDEKTLWPNGEFVTTHLIVSQEFLKKYPGTVKKLIQGHVKSVKFIGTNNAEAQTAANAQIEKLSGKALKPEILTAAFKNLKFTHDPIASSLYTSAKNAESVDLLEPVDLKGIYDLTLLNEVLKAEGQSAVSDAAA from the coding sequence ATGAGCTCCCGCACGATACGCGCGCTCGCCTTCGCCACCGCCGCCGTTCTGGCCTCGACCGCTCTCGCCGCCTGCGGTTCGGACGAGGACACCCCAGCCGCGGCCGGCTCCGGCGCCGCCGAGGCCGAAACCATCCGTCTGGGTTACTTCCCGAACATCACCCACGCGCCGGCCCTGGTCGGTGTCAACAAGGGCTTCTTCACCGAGGCCCTGGGCAGCACCAAGCTGGAGGAGAAGACCTTCAACGCCGGCCCGGCCGCGATCGAGGCGCTCTTCTCCGGCGCGATCGACGCGACCTACATCGGCCCGAACCCGGCGATCAACGGCTGGTCCGAGTCCAAGGGCCAGGCGCTGAAGATCGTCGCCGGCAGCACCTCGGGTGGCGCCGGCCTGGTGGTCAAGGAGGGCATCAACACTCCGGCCGACCTCAAGGGCAAGAAGATCGCCACCCCGCAGCTGGGCAACACCCAGGACGTCGCGCTGCGCGCCTGGCTGAAGCAGAACGGCCTGAACGCCGACAAGCAGGGTGGCGGCGACGTCTCGGTGCTGCCGCAGGACAACGCGACCGCGCTCCAGGCCTTCGCCCAGGGCGCGATCGACGGCGCATGGGTGCCCGAGCCCAACCTGAGCCGGCTGATCCTCGAGTCCAAGGGCAAGCTGCTCGTCGACGAGAAGACCCTGTGGCCGAACGGCGAGTTCGTCACCACCCACCTGATCGTCAGCCAGGAGTTCCTGAAGAAGTACCCGGGCACGGTCAAGAAGCTGATCCAGGGCCACGTCAAGTCGGTCAAGTTCATCGGGACCAACAACGCCGAGGCGCAGACCGCCGCGAACGCCCAGATCGAGAAGCTGTCCGGCAAGGCGCTCAAGCCGGAGATCCTCACGGCCGCGTTCAAGAACCTGAAGTTCACCCACGACCCGATCGCCTCCTCGCTGTACACCAGCGCGAAGAACGCCGAGTCGGTGGACCTGCTGGAGCCGGTCGACCTCAAGGGCATCTACGACCTGACTCTGCTCAACGAGGTACTCAAGGCCGAGGGCCAGTCCGCGGTCAGCGACGCCGCAGCCTGA
- a CDS encoding ABC transporter ATP-binding protein → MSTVVRIDDVTKQYGSGGNALLALDHVSLTVDKGEFVCLLGASGCGKSTLLSLVAGLDKITGGTLEINGKHVALMFQEAALFPWLSVAGNVELALRLQGVGRADRRKRAQELLEIVRLGGFGGKRPHELSGGMRQRVALARALAQNADILLMDEPFGALDAMTRDILHDELERIWREQELTVLFVTHNVREAVRLGDRVVLLSSRPGRVLEDFKIDHPRPRRIDSTEVAAQAAEITDRLRAEVARHAN, encoded by the coding sequence ATGAGCACGGTAGTGCGGATCGACGACGTCACCAAACAGTACGGTTCGGGCGGCAATGCGCTGCTCGCCCTCGACCATGTCTCACTCACCGTCGACAAGGGCGAGTTCGTCTGCCTCCTCGGCGCGTCCGGGTGCGGCAAGAGCACGCTGCTGTCCCTGGTCGCGGGCCTGGACAAAATCACCGGCGGGACCCTGGAGATCAACGGCAAGCACGTCGCCCTGATGTTCCAGGAGGCCGCCCTCTTCCCCTGGCTGTCGGTGGCCGGCAACGTCGAGCTGGCGCTGCGCCTACAGGGCGTCGGCCGGGCCGACCGCCGCAAGCGGGCCCAGGAACTGCTGGAGATCGTCCGGCTCGGCGGTTTCGGCGGCAAGCGGCCGCACGAACTCTCCGGCGGCATGCGGCAGCGGGTGGCGCTGGCCCGGGCCCTCGCCCAGAACGCCGACATCCTGCTGATGGACGAGCCGTTCGGCGCCCTGGACGCGATGACCCGCGACATCCTGCACGACGAGCTGGAGCGGATCTGGCGCGAGCAGGAGCTCACCGTCCTCTTCGTGACGCACAACGTCCGGGAGGCGGTCCGGCTCGGGGACCGGGTCGTCCTGCTGAGCAGCCGGCCGGGCCGGGTCCTGGAGGACTTCAAGATCGATCACCCGCGCCCGCGGCGTATCGACTCGACCGAGGTGGCCGCCCAGGCCGCCGAGATCACCGACCGGCTTCGTGCGGAGGTCGCCCGTCATGCCAACTGA
- a CDS encoding ABC transporter permease produces MPTEVITADKAADEVSGLDALELAPRPDKGDRGRRIWNSAWPKLLAVAIAIAVWQLVVLSEWKPTYVLPGPVDVFADLKELATTPDFWDGVRLTLTRAFTGFLLAVAIGTVIGAAVSRFAPLRAAIGSLITGLQTMPSIMWFPLAILLFQLSESAIMFVVVIGAAPSVANGLISGIDYVPRTWLRVGQVLGMTGLSKYRHLILPASLPSFISGLKQGWAFSWRSLMAGELLVIVPGALSVGARMQNARDLHEASLVISYIIVVLIIGILIDILFNTADNALRKRWGLTGN; encoded by the coding sequence ATGCCAACTGAGGTCATCACCGCCGACAAGGCGGCCGACGAGGTCAGCGGCCTCGACGCGCTGGAGCTCGCACCACGTCCGGACAAGGGCGACCGCGGCCGGCGGATCTGGAACAGCGCCTGGCCCAAACTGCTGGCCGTCGCCATCGCGATCGCCGTCTGGCAGCTCGTGGTGCTCTCCGAGTGGAAGCCCACCTACGTGCTGCCCGGCCCGGTCGACGTGTTCGCCGATCTGAAGGAGCTGGCCACCACGCCCGACTTCTGGGACGGCGTACGGCTGACCCTGACGCGCGCCTTCACCGGCTTCCTGCTCGCGGTCGCCATCGGCACCGTGATCGGCGCGGCGGTCTCCCGGTTCGCCCCGCTGCGGGCCGCGATCGGCTCGCTCATCACCGGCCTGCAGACCATGCCGTCGATCATGTGGTTCCCGCTGGCCATCCTGCTCTTCCAGCTCAGCGAGAGCGCCATCATGTTCGTGGTGGTCATCGGCGCCGCGCCCTCGGTGGCGAACGGCCTGATCAGCGGCATCGACTACGTGCCGCGGACCTGGCTGCGGGTGGGCCAGGTGCTGGGCATGACGGGCCTGTCCAAATACCGGCACCTGATCCTGCCCGCGTCGCTGCCGTCCTTCATCTCCGGGCTCAAGCAGGGCTGGGCGTTCTCCTGGCGCAGCCTGATGGCCGGTGAGCTGCTGGTCATCGTGCCGGGCGCGCTGTCCGTCGGCGCCCGCATGCAGAACGCGCGGGACCTGCACGAGGCCTCGCTGGTGATCAGCTACATCATCGTCGTACTGATCATCGGCATTCTGATCGACATCCTGTTCAACACGGCGGACAACGCCCTGCGCAAGCGCTGGGGCCTGACCGGCAACTGA
- a CDS encoding lysophospholipid acyltransferase family protein: MELVYPPVVALAKTMFRALDNKIEVEGAEHIPTSGGAVLASNHSSYLDFIYCGLGCQPAKRLVRFMAKKQVFDHKISGPLMRGMRHIPVDRKAGTAAFKHAIESLRGGEIVGVFPEATISESFTVKTLKSGAARMAQEAGVPLIPMAVWGPHRLWTKGRKKELTKRHVPVLIKIGEAIEVTADASPEAITAVLKERLTELLDAVQRAYPAKPSGPDDRWWLPAHLGGTAPLPSGTAA; the protein is encoded by the coding sequence ATGGAACTGGTGTATCCCCCGGTCGTCGCCCTTGCCAAGACGATGTTCCGCGCGCTCGACAACAAGATCGAAGTCGAGGGCGCCGAGCACATCCCGACGAGCGGCGGGGCGGTGCTGGCCAGTAACCACTCCAGCTACCTGGACTTCATCTACTGCGGCCTGGGCTGCCAGCCCGCCAAGCGGCTGGTCCGGTTCATGGCGAAGAAGCAGGTCTTCGACCACAAGATCAGTGGTCCGCTGATGCGCGGCATGCGGCACATCCCGGTGGACCGCAAGGCCGGCACCGCCGCCTTCAAGCACGCCATCGAGTCGCTGCGCGGCGGCGAGATCGTCGGCGTCTTCCCGGAGGCGACGATCAGCGAGTCCTTCACCGTGAAGACGCTGAAGTCGGGTGCCGCCCGGATGGCCCAGGAGGCCGGGGTGCCGCTCATCCCGATGGCCGTCTGGGGTCCGCACCGGCTCTGGACCAAGGGCCGCAAGAAGGAGCTGACCAAGCGGCACGTGCCGGTCCTCATCAAGATCGGCGAAGCGATCGAGGTCACCGCGGACGCCAGCCCCGAGGCGATCACCGCGGTCCTGAAGGAGCGGCTCACCGAGCTGCTCGACGCGGTCCAGCGGGCCTACCCGGCGAAGCCCTCCGGCCCGGACGACCGCTGGTGGCTGCCGGCCCACCTGGGCGGCACCGCCCCGCTGCCCAGCGGCACGGCCGCCTGA
- the cspE gene encoding transcription antiterminator/RNA stability regulator CspE yields the protein MVTGVVKWFNADKGFGFITPDDGGADVFAHFSAIQMSGYRSLEENQRVEFEVTQGQKGPQAANIRSV from the coding sequence ATGGTTACCGGTGTTGTGAAGTGGTTCAACGCGGACAAGGGCTTCGGGTTCATCACCCCGGACGACGGCGGCGCCGACGTCTTCGCCCACTTCTCCGCGATCCAGATGTCGGGCTACCGCTCCCTGGAGGAGAACCAGCGGGTGGAGTTCGAGGTGACCCAGGGCCAGAAGGGTCCGCAGGCGGCCAACATCCGCTCTGTCTGA
- a CDS encoding pilus assembly protein CpaE, translated as MLGVQVARQLKAAGLAWKPQLGDRFAVPDRDLDDELFVLSNMLIQVHDRPEGRIIAFNGTTEWALDDVDLGEALWLPREDQLRELLGGAFRELRREPGGHLVRIELLGHEHTFTAARAEEAYAAALLHVLAAAL; from the coding sequence GTGCTCGGCGTACAAGTGGCGCGGCAGCTCAAGGCCGCCGGACTGGCCTGGAAGCCACAGCTCGGCGACCGCTTCGCCGTCCCGGACCGGGATCTGGACGACGAGCTGTTCGTGCTGAGCAACATGCTGATCCAGGTGCACGACCGTCCCGAAGGACGAATCATCGCCTTCAACGGCACCACCGAGTGGGCGCTCGACGACGTCGATCTGGGCGAGGCGCTCTGGCTACCGCGCGAGGACCAGCTCCGGGAGCTGCTCGGCGGCGCCTTCCGCGAACTGCGCCGCGAGCCCGGCGGCCACCTGGTCCGCATCGAGCTGCTCGGCCACGAGCACACCTTCACGGCCGCCCGCGCCGAGGAGGCCTACGCGGCCGCCCTCCTGCACGTGCTGGCCGCGGCCCTTTAA